CCCAATGCCTGAAGCATGGCATTGGCCATTGAGCCATGATTGAACGAACCAAGCAGGCGACGCTTGCCATTCATGGTGAGGTAGCGCGCAGCCCAAACAGTTGGCGTGCCGACATCGGCGCTGAAGATTGCATCTTCATCGGCAATCTCATTGACGAGTCGGGTGAGATATTGCGGATGGATTGGCTGGCCGGGTTTTGATGGCGCTGCCAGATCATCCAATGCCTCGCGCGCCTTCGTGTAATGTGTTTTTGCAGCATCAAGGAATTTCGTGCTGCGACCCGATTTGAGCTTCGGCAGAAGGGCTGCGATTGTTTCCGATACATCGCCCGTCACACCCAATGTAAGCGGCGCACGGCGTCCGAGCTGTGAAGGATCATTGTCTATCTGAACGATCTTTGCCTTGTCGGGATAGAAGTTGCGATAAGGGAAACTGGTGCCAAGCATCAGCAGCGTGTCGCAGTTGAGCATGGCGTGATAGCCGGATGAAAAGCCGATCAGGCCGGTCATGCCAACATCAAAGGGATTGTCCCATTCGACATGTTCTTTGCCGCGCAGCGCATGAACCACAGGTGCTTCCAGATGTTCGGCCAATGAAACGACTGCATCATGCGCACCCGCGCAGCCACTGCCTGCCAGAATGGTGATCTTCTCAGAACCGTTGAGAATATCTGCGAGCTTTGTGACATCCTGATCTGACGGAACCATGCGGGGAAGCGAGATCGGCGTCCAGGTCTGTTTTGCTCCTTCAGGTGCCTGCTTGAGTGCAACGTTACCCGGAATGACGATCACGGCCACGCCGCGCTTGCCGATGGCCGCACGCATGGCGCGGTTCAGCACTTCGGGCATTTGTGCAGGGTTGGAAACCAGCTCAACAAAATGGCTGCATTCGCGGAACAGTTCCTGCGGATGGGTTTCCTGAAAATAGTCGAGACCGATTTCCGATGAAGGAATATGGGCTGCAATCGCCAGCACAGGTTCGCGGTTGCGGTGACAATCAAAAAGTCCATTGATGAGGTGCAGATTGCCGGGCCCACAGCTGCCAGCACAAACGGCCAGTTCGCCGGTGACAGCCGCTTCTGCCCCCGCAGCGAAGGCCGCGGTTTCCTCATGCCGCACATGCATCCAGTCGATCTTGCCAAGTCGTCTGAGGCTGTCATTGAGCCCGTTAAGGCTATCGCCCGTAACCCCCCAGATGCGCTTAACACCTGCTTCGGCCAAGGTTTGAGCCAGAAGATCCGCAACAGTCATGCCCATGATTTTACCCTTTTCACAATCCTTAAGGATTACCTAGGGTACTGGCCTGATGAGGAAACCGTCAAACGACATCAAATGATGCCGGGTGAACTGAAAAAGTTATTTTGTGCAACTCTCGATGAAACGCGCAAGATAGGCATCAAATTCCGCCGGCGTTTCGCGAAATGGCGCATGTCCAGCATTGTCGATAACGTGGGTTTTACCTTCCCAAAGATTCCCGAATTTCACCTTGGAGACAAAGTCGAGTTCGACGAAAGGTTCATCGCGTCCATTGACGACTGCAATGGGAAGCTTCGCTTGAGCAACGATGTCGCGCTGGTTGCCGCCAGTGCCAGCGGCAAATTTTTCAAACATGATGCGGCGAGCGCGGCCGTCAGTGCGGGCAACAATATCGAGAAGCGATGCCTCGAACGGTTCGCCACAGGTGCTGCGTGCGTAAGAATCCACGTCACGCTCCGAAAAGACTTCCTGTCCGGCCAGCGCCATGTCTGGCCCGCTCTTAAACCCCTGCCCCACTTCCTCACGCGCTACGGGTGGGGTTCCGGTAATCATAAGGCCACGCATTTCAGGATAACGGGCAATCATCTCGATGCCGATATGACCACCGAGCGACCAGCCGAAAACGACAGCATCGGCAATGCCGAGCTGTTGCATGACTTCCGTCATCGCATCCGCATAGCCTTCCATCGAATAGC
This genomic stretch from Brucella pseudogrignonensis harbors:
- a CDS encoding alpha/beta hydrolase, producing the protein MTINYHELETSHGRIAVRESSGEGAPLLMIHGNSSSGAIFAPQLESAIGKKWRVIAPDLPGHGKSSDAIDPDRSYSMEGYADAMTEVMQQLGIADAVVFGWSLGGHIGIEMIARYPEMRGLMITGTPPVAREEVGQGFKSGPDMALAGQEVFSERDVDSYARSTCGEPFEASLLDIVARTDGRARRIMFEKFAAGTGGNQRDIVAQAKLPIAVVNGRDEPFVELDFVSKVKFGNLWEGKTHVIDNAGHAPFRETPAEFDAYLARFIESCTK
- the poxB gene encoding ubiquinone-dependent pyruvate dehydrogenase → MGMTVADLLAQTLAEAGVKRIWGVTGDSLNGLNDSLRRLGKIDWMHVRHEETAAFAAGAEAAVTGELAVCAGSCGPGNLHLINGLFDCHRNREPVLAIAAHIPSSEIGLDYFQETHPQELFRECSHFVELVSNPAQMPEVLNRAMRAAIGKRGVAVIVIPGNVALKQAPEGAKQTWTPISLPRMVPSDQDVTKLADILNGSEKITILAGSGCAGAHDAVVSLAEHLEAPVVHALRGKEHVEWDNPFDVGMTGLIGFSSGYHAMLNCDTLLMLGTSFPYRNFYPDKAKIVQIDNDPSQLGRRAPLTLGVTGDVSETIAALLPKLKSGRSTKFLDAAKTHYTKAREALDDLAAPSKPGQPIHPQYLTRLVNEIADEDAIFSADVGTPTVWAARYLTMNGKRRLLGSFNHGSMANAMLQALGAKAAAPERQVVSLSGDGGFTMMMGDFLSLKQLNLPAKIIVYNNGSLGFVAMEMKAGGYLTSGTDLENPNFAAMAEAIGIKGFRVEESADLPEALKLAFAHDGPVLVDVVTAKQELVMPPKIKAEQAKGFSLYMLKAIISGRGDEIVELAKTNLGR